The Brassica oleracea var. oleracea cultivar TO1000 chromosome C7, BOL, whole genome shotgun sequence sequence TTTTATGATTTGTGTCTATATATTCTTGAAATTTATGTATTTTTATTTTAGTTTAAATGTTTTAGGTTTTATTTGTTTTATACAATTATCTTTTTATTTTTTTTGTTTTGATTATGTTTTGGTTTCTGGTAGGGATTTCTTATCAATTGTGTCAATTTCTTTAAATTTGAGTTTGTGATTAAAAGAGAAAATAATTTCTGTTAGATTCACTTTCTTTTAGTTGGTCTAAGTTTGGTGAAATATTAAAAGGAATACTGTAAATAGTTCTTTTATATCTTTCTTTGTATTATAAATAATATTTTTTATTTATTTTTGGAGTTTATATATTATTGTATAATATTTTATATATACATTAAATTATTATTTGTTGATTACTTTCACTAACCTCAAATTATATAATATGTTTACTATATTTTTGTATTTTTTAAATTTTTTTCCTAATTTTTTTTTAAAATTATTATTTATTGATTATGGGTTGTGTTTTTTCTTTATTTCTTTTTAAATTATTATCTCTAAACTTAAGTTTTGTGACCAACAATAGAAAACAATTTTGTTTTGTCAGATTCAGTTTTTTTATTCGTTAGTGTGGATTTGGTGAAACATATAAGATAATTTTATAGTTAATTTTTTTCTCAATTTTTCATATCGATATTTATTTTTATTCTTTTAAATTATGTATTGTTTCTTATATTATGTATTTTTACTAAATTTTTATTTGTTCACCAATTGATGTAAGAATCTTTTTGAACTGAAAATTAACTCTTTATATGAAATATTTATATGTTATGAAATGTTTTATTTAAGGTAATTAAAAATAAAATAAAATGAGTGATGTGGAATAATTGATAAATCTTTTTAAATGATGCTGACCTGTTGCTCTCTAGTTTCTTCCTTGCTAACATAACAACATTTATTTTATGTTTAGTTAGAGAAATGTTTACTTATTAGATTTTATGATATTTGAAACAAATTAATTATATATAAAACGTGTTGAAATATATTTTACTATAGCTTGAAGTTGTTTAAAATTATTCATCAAATCTATGTTCTTAAAAAAAAATTACTTTAATCTTTAGTAAATCAAATATAAATATATTAGTATAACTATATTAATTAATTCAATTATTTTTATAAATTATTTTTATTTTTTATTTTATGGTATAAAATCACATATAACCTATCATAGTTTCAATTTATTTATGTATACTTAAATGCTAAAAATAAATTATTTATTTTAAAGCTGTATATTCATAACTCAATTATTAAATATTATAATAATTTAGCATGTATGATGATTAAACTAAATATATATATTTTATTAAAAATAAAATTTTAATCTTTTAAATATTAAAGAATGTATATCACATTAATGACAAATAAACTTTCAGATTACTCTTTGTTTATTTATAAATAAGTGATTAAGAATAATAAATGTTCTTTATATTTATTAAATTTATAATTTTATAGTAACTATTTATAAATGTGATGTTCTTAAGTGTCAAAATTTTAGATATTATATTTGATGAGGTGTCAATCTTTAGAGCATTTCCAACCCATAACACTATTTTAGTGTCAAAACTACACTATTTTGGTGTAGTTTCAATACTAAAAAAATATTTTTCTCCAACCACAACACTAAACTTCACACTAAAAGTTATTTTATAATATTATATGTATTTAAATTTTTATTTGTCATTTATTTAATTGTACAATTTATTAATAAAATAAGTGAATAATATTTTAGTGGAATGAATAGTGTTATAGTGTAATGAATAGTATCACACAAAATTTGGTGTAAAATTATAGTGTGATACTAAAATGGTGTGATTTTTGCAGTTGGGTTGGAGAAGGTTATAGTGTCAAAATCACACTAAAATAGTGTTTTGGAGTTGGGTTGGAGATGACCTAAGAGAAGTAACAACTTTTTATATATATAGATTTCATCTTTGTAAGTTATCATTTCCAATTTTCCACATCTTTCTTAAACAACAGATTTGTATCCTCATAAAAGAAGAGTAATTAAAGGATATAATAATTTTTTTGAATATATAAATACATTTTTCATAAAAACAAAACCATATAACAAATTAGTAAAAAACATCAATGGCTTCCTCAACAAACATTCACTTCATTTTCGTGCTAATAACATTTTTAATTATTCTTAGAACTTCATTATCATATGGACACATTTCAACCGTCGATGGGATTTTGCCATTCTCACCTAAACACGTTGTGGTCACTAACAAACTGGTTGCACAATTTGGATTGCTCGTGCACTGTACGAGTCAAGAGACAGATTTGGGGGTTATATCGGTCTTAATTGGCCAAAGTTTTGATTTCAGATTTCGTGTTAATATTCGTAAAACAACGAAATTTAGTTGCATTTTCTCGTGGCCTGGAATTGTTAGGACGTTTGATATCTTTAGGGCCGATAGGGACGATAGTTCAACAAGT is a genomic window containing:
- the LOC106305770 gene encoding uncharacterized protein LOC106305770, coding for MASSTNIHFIFVLITFLIILRTSLSYGHISTVDGILPFSPKHVVVTNKLVAQFGLLVHCTSQETDLGVISVLIGQSFDFRFRVNIRKTTKFSCIFSWPGIVRTFDIFRADRDDSSTSKCGICSECIWNISESGPCRIRRDGGPPCCFPWSS